The Panicum virgatum strain AP13 chromosome 6K, P.virgatum_v5, whole genome shotgun sequence nucleotide sequence CAAGGTTACTTTACCTTGGTATGCATTACACACTTCTTTGAAGAACTTATTTTAGTTCTGATCAGTATAAAACTGTATATGCTTTCATGTGTTGACCAAAACATACTCTTGTGTTGTCAGGATGAATGGCGAACCGGTTTGAAAGCTCTTCGAGCTGACAGTATCAGTAAGCTGAAGAAAGCATTCCCAGAATTGGTTCAAGAGGTGAGTTTGTCCCCCAAATATAATCCGGGCATTACATGCATGTTAGATGTAGCTTGTGGAGTGAAGAAATTAACTTTGTAATCAAGAACTTCCATCTCACGAATTTATCACAAGATACTGCCACCTTATGATTGTAATGGAATAATTAGCTTATTTTGGAAGAGTACTCTGCTTCTGTTGAAAGCAGATGGAATAATGAGATATCATTACTCATTAGTTGTAGATAATTTTTTGTTCAAATGTAATTGAATTTCTGATAACTTTGATCTGCTTTACAAATCCAGGTTACAAGGCCAACCAATTTCCAGGATTTCTACACATATGCATTTCGTTATTGCCTCACAGGTAATGTTACTAGATATTGTAAGTTATAACTGTGCAACAAAATGATTAAACTGACGACTATTTCTGTCAATATTTTCTTATCTTTGCTCAGAGGATAAGAAGAAGTGTATAGAAGTACCGGTTGCTTGTGAGTTGCTGAATCTAGTATTAGGCTTGCAGTTCCGCCCCCAGGTTGACAAGCTTAATAATTACCTCAAGGTAATGGACACTATTTTTCATTCATCCCTTTCTTCTGTGGGACTCATCTTTGCTTAACCGACATTCAATGCTCTTTGTTTCAGTACCAAAATGACTACAAGGTGATAAACATGGACCAATGGATGGGATTTATTCGGTTCTGTAATGAGGTCACTATTGAAACATTCCCAGTTTTGCAGTAGTTCATGTTTTATCGGAATAGCTCAACCTTGTAATCCTTTTTACCAGGTTTTGCGTTATTCTTTGTTCTGTCATTGACACAtggcattttttttataatgcaGATAAACTTCCCATCACTCGACAATTATGATTCGGACCTTGCTTGGCCTTTGATTCTAGACAATTTTGTTGAGTGGCTACGAGAAAATAGAAGTTAGATCTTCTATTCCTGCAATGGTGGTGAAGATGTCGTCCAAAATGTAATATTCAAGAATGTAGGTGAATATTGTTTCAATTTGTATATGACATCAATTTTTGCCCCCACACTTGTGTACTTCGACCGTAGTGCAAAAGCACTGCCATGTCATGAATTGAGAATGGGCAGTTCGCCAGTTACATATACTGTTTTGAGCAGTTTTGCGTCCAATGTTCATGCAGGTTTAGTGGTTTACATATATATCAACTTAGATTTGCAAGCATGTATAAGCACGAAATTATCCTTTTTACCCCCTCACATGTACTGCTTGCGATTTTCTGAGCCCATGCTGATTTGTATGCTATATAATTTCAGCACCCTGAAGGCTCCGGAGGATGCAGATTCAGCTTGTTTATGATTGCTTTGGTGGAGGCTGGCTACAGAAATCTTCGATCACTTTCTTGTGTCGCCTTTTGATTTTGGGTGTTTTTGAAACTGGAAACGGTCTATGTTTTTTGGCTATGTTGCGTTCAATCAGTTTTGGTATACTCCATTTTTTAGAGCTTTGCAAGTTGCAAATCTTTCTGGAATGTGCCGTCTTAGTGTGTGTTTTGGTGAAACAGATAGGGTAAGTTTCAAGCTGGCTGGCATTGCAACCTGGAACTCCACTTTGGTCCATTTTCCAAGGAGGGAAGCCCGGATAGTTGATGGGCCCCAGGAAAGTGTAACAAATTCGGGCATGGCGCACGCAACTTCTGAGAAAAATGGCttaaggccccgtttagttcccaaaaacttTTGTACagtccgtcacatcgaatcgtTTGACatatacatgaagtattaaatatagttgaaaaaaataactaattatacagtctagttgattagcacgagatgaatattttaagtctaattagtcaatgattgaatattatttatcaagtaacaacgaaatgtgctacagtatcaaaatccaaactttttcgcggactaaacacagcctaaagtACACAATTCACGAATGTGGTTAGAACTTTAGGTGCTTGAAATTGGAAAGATGTTCTACATTCGTTTCGTTTTCCGAGTATGTACAATTCCACTGTAGCCTCAAACCTAATCCCCCTTTCcctccgagagagagagagagagagagagagagagagagagagagagagagagagaggaaccgGTCCGTGGCTACTTTGCCCGTGACAGGCACAGGGCTCGCCATCATCCCCATCCTTGGACCAGTTGTCTCCTTGATGCAAGACGAGAAACGCCATGGCCACTCTTCCGCCCTGCCGCGCTGGGCCATGCAAGGGACGAGCCCCCCACATGGCATTCTCTCTCGCTGTGCTAGGTGGGCGGTTCACGTCAGGCTCCAGCTAGTTTACCTCCACAGATTCAGAGCGCAATCAGTACGGAGCACGGCAAGTGGCCACCACCACACAACTAGTCAAGGAGGCCTCAGGCCTCTTCCAACAGCGCAGAATCGATCTCGCTAGCGCTCCGCTTCTCGCCTAGTGCGAAGCCTCTCACACGCATGCGTCCCGAGCCCCCTACTGCTACTGTGCcggtctcctctctcctccacgTTGCTGGCGAGGTCACCAGTGCCGCCGGAGGAGGCCAGCagaggcggccggcgggagcgTGCAGGCAGGCATTGAAATCGGCCagttcatccatccatccactcgcCTGGATCTACCGCCCGTCAGCCGGGCACGTCACGTACGACCGGAGCAACACGAGGTGCTCTCCCGCCTCCAGACTCGGGGCCCCTGCCGTGCCCTGGAACAGACGGGATCGCATCGCCACGCGAGTTCACGCCCGTGGTCGCCTGCCGGCAGcgcgcggccagcgccgcccctcgcgatctgccgctgccgcccgcccgcgcccctCGTCTCGAGCACGCCGCTGCAGCCAAGCGGATggcagctcgccgccga carries:
- the LOC120712470 gene encoding DCN1-like protein 4 isoform X2 encodes the protein MRRASKKSSSSAATASAGPTKAVSKEVERIDQFFYAYADNSSGMIDPEGIETLCSHLEVPHTDVRILMLAWKMGCEKQGYFTLDEWRTGLKALRADSISKLKKAFPELVQEVTRPTNFQDFYTYAFRYCLTEDKKKCIEVPVACELLNLVLGLQFRPQVDKLNNYLKYQNDYKVINMDQWMGFIRFCNEINFPSLDNYDSDLAWPLILDNFVEWLRENRS
- the LOC120712470 gene encoding DCN1-like protein 4 isoform X1; the encoded protein is MRRASKKSSSSAATASAGAEQVNEKQNRKRKGVSTDLTSRKAQRGPTKAVSKEVERIDQFFYAYADNSSGMIDPEGIETLCSHLEVPHTDVRILMLAWKMGCEKQGYFTLDEWRTGLKALRADSISKLKKAFPELVQEVTRPTNFQDFYTYAFRYCLTEDKKKCIEVPVACELLNLVLGLQFRPQVDKLNNYLKYQNDYKVINMDQWMGFIRFCNEINFPSLDNYDSDLAWPLILDNFVEWLRENRS